In Festucalex cinctus isolate MCC-2025b chromosome 9, RoL_Fcin_1.0, whole genome shotgun sequence, the DNA window gccataaattggtgcatattccgctattttaaggtattctgtcatgtaaatcacaaggctgttgcacaaaagtaattaatgtagatattaacatttattaatttgttgtgtttctgtttcagatttgccacttctaccaatctgggtgtgttccgcgcagggagtggaagaacatcagaacctctgaatggtgggacgctgtaattatgtttgcattactgtttgtcaaaaataaaaacattaaaaagaattcattgagcataagtttttattcgtgtggaaaaaaaaccagAACCACAgaagtgatatgaaaacaaaagcatttattacttatgcatttggcttatttgtgtccacaagtctgttttggactgccaggaagcccatttggaactctctgtcgtgcctttgttcaaccagctcatgtgccacgtgttgatcttccttgcgctcctcgcttctgaggtcaacttcctccttgtgctgctcgcgtctgagttcaaggtcctcctcgtgcaactgcatttcttctaagaacattgcactcgtggactcacccttcttttcatcaaattggtgcaggtattccaaaaataggtggtctcggtcccgtgtccgctaacctatagggatgtaaatgtacaatgagtgacagtaaatacttttgatgagcttccagttacatgactttgaacttattggaacttgacaaaggggcaggaaactctgttcgagtggcgcagtttctgcttgtggacggaccatcctcgcttgtaccttcctaacgcatcgacttaaacggtttcaacagattcgtgcaatgagtaagagtacagtacaatgatttaggtaggggtaaaacacggcactcacgttaatgtactttcatttttcatagttacagaacagaatatgccacactacattgccaaatatggcggcatgcacttgaagcttttttaggcaatacacactagtaaaattgcaggaatgtaactttttttttttttttcctttctcaatgcaccattatgagtgaaatgaaaattgtatatgtgagtatgaggatttattattgtgtatgcctatgaatttcatgtacatacgttaatgacaaatgcacgcatgtgttaaggtgcaattgtttacacaagcaggattacacattttcttttagtacattccagtaaaagaaaatgtgtagtaaattaatacattccagtaatgtactttttttttttttttttaaatgaaatgagtcagtagatataaagaatgggtaggactagacaagtttttaacttctttctactcctttgaacatgtaaactattatgaatgattgcaataagtttcttctttcttttaaaatgttaactgctactcatttgtttataatgtccaataaacaaacacactgccttattcaacgaagcaaaattaattgtgagtggggtgttgctttaaaagttttaaatgaagcttttgaagttatataaaatgaaatgaaacataccaggactgttcagggaggcatcataacgtaaaggagagcacagagaaggtccagctgtaagtcacagtacataacattatttttcagtttccctagaactgtttatgagtggtttttttttggtttttttatgagttgttaggtgatgaggctaacaagttaaaacgttttagttacgttgaatgcagagctttgtattaaggaaaaaaaaaaaacagaacaaaaaacaaagtggttgttttgcttttaacagtgaatagtatgcctagcttccacatgtccttttttttttttttttttttttactggacatTTACCTGGACGGGAGAGCAAGGCAGAAGGCTCAGGAACAGCTCTGCTGATTCTGCTCGTAGCCGCGAATGTTCACTCACTTCATCATTTGAAGCTGTATCAACATCATGTACATCCAATGAGTAACAGTGAATAATTTCGATGAGCTTCaagttacatgactttgaacttacTGGAAGTTGACAGAGGGGCGCAGCTTCCGCTTGTGGATGGACCATCCTCGCTTATCCCTTCCAACGCCTCGACTGGAACTGTATCAACAGAGTCATGAACTGAGTAAGGGCACAGTGCAATGATTTAGGTGAGGGTGAAACACGCCACTCACATatatccttccatttttcattgccacagaacagaatatgccacactacattgccaaatatggcggcatgTACAAGCTTTTTTAGGGAGCAATACACACTGGCGTATCCAACGAAGTAAAATTAATAGTGAGTGGTGTGTtgctttattagttttatatggagcttttgaagttacatgaaatgaaatgaaacataccaggactgcTCAGGGAGACATCAGAAGGTACAGAGAAGCTCAGAGAAGGTCCCGCTGTAAGTCAGAGTACATCACAACAAAGGTCAGTTTACACTGTTAGACGGCATACCTTTTATAGCaacggatatttaaaaaaaaacaaacgaagtggttgttttgcttttaaccgtGCATATCATGCCTGGTTTCCACACGTCCTTTGCACAAAGCTTTCCAATTTCGTCATCACTGGAAGCAAGGCTATTTCGGCATTAGTTGCCTACAATACTCTTCatttactaggttaattgatttaggaatgatttcacaaCATTACATAGGTTCGGAGCTGGATGCGTGCCTTTGCCAAGCTTAAGCCATGCTACGCTAACAACTTAGtgctagcgcggtgtaaaagccacGTTAAGACCGCGCAGCGACCTAAacgaatatataaatacaaatgttcatgaggcaattctgtcttaccttgGTGTGTTAGCGTGTCTGTTGTTGAGGAATCCTCGCCCACTGCCGTGTCCTCGCACATAACTTCCAGCATTGCAATTGCAGAGTCCTTTGTTTTACCGGTTGTACACcccatccggtggccgagaatgACGTCCAGTCTTTCgtaccatttattaattttgcggtcatttccgCTTCGGctgttgtggtccttgagttttTTATAGTCCTGTTTGAGTTTCTTGAGTTTTTCCCTTACCTGCctttgtgtgtggaaaatgctAAGCTCTTCTAGCTTCGCGGTTATCAATTGATAGACTTTATCGTTTCTTGTGGCACTTTCAAATTGtcgttgggtctcctc includes these proteins:
- the LOC144025438 gene encoding uncharacterized protein LOC144025438 → MEGFKKNDRWTDEEVQALLSIYGDEETQRQFESATRNDKVYQLITAKLEELSIFHTQRQVREKLKKLKQDYKKLKDHNSRSGNDRKINKWYERLDVILGHRMGCTTGKTKDSAIAMLEVMCEDTAVGEDSSTTDTLTHQAGPSLSFSVPSDVSLSSPVPVEALEGISEDGPSTSGSCAPLSTSTSNDEVSEHSRLRAESAELFLSLLPCSPVQLDLLCALLYVMMPP